From Amycolatopsis sp. cg9, one genomic window encodes:
- a CDS encoding polynucleotide kinase-phosphatase has protein sequence MKLTVPDMALVVLVGASGSGKSTFARTHFAPTQVLSSDFFRGLVADDENDQAASPDAFDALHYVAGKRLAAGRTTVIDATNVQRASRASLVKLAKEHDVLPVAIVLDLPLGVCVARNASRPDREFGDHVVRRQRGELQRSLKSLEREGFRRVHVLRSEADVAEAELVVEPLRNDKRELTGPFDVIGDVHGCAAELEELLAELGYVDGVHPDGRTAVFVGDLVDRGPDTPGVLRRVMGMAAAGTALVVCGNHEQKLVRALHGRKVNAAHGLAESLAQLAEESEEFRRQAHEFCDGLIAHYVLDGGDLVVAHAGLPERYHGRASGRVRSMALYGDTTGETDEYGLPVRLPWARDYRGSAMVLYGHTPTLEPEWVNNTMCLDTGCVFGGKLTALRYPERQVVSVKAHRVWYEPARPLDASRPLGGREPAVLELADVTGKRIVQTAHHGRVGVSAEQSAAALEVMSRFAVDPRWLAYLPPTMAPCSTSSREDYLEHPEEAFAEYRAAGVETVVCEEKHMGSRAVVLVCQDGVGARRFGIEGGGAVYTRTGRPFFSAAQNDELLADVRTAAAGLFRELNTGWLLLDAELLPWSAKAGSLISEQYASVGAAAQAVLPAAVSALTTAAARGIDVSGLLARTATRSSTVDAYRTAYRRYCWPTSGLDGVRLAPFQLLASEGAAHHDRPHAWHLSTLARLAGPRFQPTRTLEVDLLDAASVARGVSWWEELTAGGGEGMVVKPAANLTRGPRGLVQPGVKVRGREYLRIVYGPDYTLPENLDRLRKRGLNRKRMLALREYALGLEALERVARGEPLWRVHECVFAVLALESDPVDPRL, from the coding sequence GTGAAGCTGACCGTCCCCGACATGGCGCTCGTCGTGCTCGTCGGCGCTTCCGGTTCCGGCAAGTCGACGTTCGCGCGCACGCACTTCGCCCCGACGCAGGTGCTCTCCAGCGACTTCTTCCGCGGGCTCGTCGCCGACGACGAGAACGACCAGGCGGCGTCCCCCGACGCCTTCGACGCGCTGCACTACGTCGCGGGGAAGCGGCTCGCGGCCGGGCGGACGACCGTCATCGACGCCACGAACGTCCAGCGCGCTTCGCGGGCGAGCCTGGTGAAGCTCGCGAAGGAGCACGACGTGCTGCCCGTGGCGATCGTGCTCGACCTGCCGCTCGGCGTCTGCGTCGCGCGCAACGCGTCGCGGCCCGACCGCGAATTCGGCGACCACGTGGTCCGGCGGCAGCGCGGCGAGCTGCAGCGGTCGCTGAAGTCGTTGGAGCGCGAGGGGTTCCGGCGGGTGCACGTGCTGCGGTCGGAAGCCGACGTGGCCGAGGCGGAGCTCGTCGTCGAGCCGCTGCGCAACGACAAGCGCGAGCTGACCGGCCCCTTCGACGTGATCGGCGACGTCCACGGCTGCGCGGCCGAGCTCGAGGAGCTGCTCGCCGAGCTGGGCTACGTCGACGGCGTGCACCCGGACGGGCGGACCGCGGTGTTCGTCGGCGACCTCGTCGACCGCGGCCCGGACACCCCCGGCGTGCTGCGGCGGGTGATGGGGATGGCCGCGGCGGGCACCGCGCTGGTCGTCTGCGGGAACCACGAGCAGAAGCTGGTGCGCGCGCTGCACGGGCGGAAGGTCAACGCCGCGCACGGGCTCGCCGAGTCGCTGGCCCAGCTCGCGGAGGAGAGCGAGGAGTTCCGGCGGCAGGCGCACGAGTTCTGCGACGGGCTGATCGCGCACTACGTCCTCGACGGCGGTGACCTCGTCGTCGCGCACGCCGGACTGCCCGAGCGGTACCACGGGCGCGCGTCCGGGCGGGTGCGCAGCATGGCGCTCTACGGCGACACGACCGGCGAGACCGACGAGTACGGCCTGCCGGTGCGGCTGCCGTGGGCGCGTGACTACCGCGGGTCCGCGATGGTCCTGTACGGCCACACGCCGACGCTCGAGCCGGAGTGGGTCAACAACACGATGTGCCTGGACACCGGGTGCGTCTTCGGCGGGAAGCTGACCGCGCTGCGCTACCCGGAGCGGCAGGTCGTCTCGGTGAAGGCGCACCGGGTCTGGTACGAACCGGCCCGGCCGCTCGACGCGTCGCGGCCGCTGGGCGGGCGCGAGCCGGCGGTGCTGGAGCTGGCCGACGTCACCGGGAAGCGGATCGTGCAGACCGCGCACCACGGCCGGGTCGGCGTCTCGGCGGAGCAGTCGGCGGCGGCGCTGGAGGTGATGAGCCGGTTCGCGGTCGACCCGCGGTGGCTCGCGTACCTGCCGCCGACGATGGCGCCGTGCTCGACGTCGTCGCGGGAGGACTACCTGGAGCACCCCGAGGAGGCGTTCGCCGAGTACCGGGCGGCCGGGGTCGAGACCGTGGTGTGCGAAGAGAAGCACATGGGGTCGCGGGCCGTCGTGCTGGTCTGCCAGGACGGCGTCGGGGCCCGGCGGTTCGGCATCGAAGGCGGCGGCGCGGTGTACACGCGGACCGGGCGGCCGTTCTTCTCCGCCGCGCAGAACGACGAACTGCTGGCGGACGTGCGGACGGCGGCGGCCGGGCTGTTCCGCGAGCTGAACACGGGCTGGCTGCTGCTCGATGCCGAGCTGCTGCCGTGGAGCGCGAAGGCGGGCTCGCTCATTTCGGAGCAGTACGCGTCGGTGGGCGCGGCCGCCCAGGCGGTGCTGCCGGCGGCGGTGTCGGCGCTGACGACAGCGGCCGCGCGCGGCATCGACGTCTCCGGCCTGCTGGCGCGGACGGCCACCCGGTCGTCCACAGTGGACGCCTACCGGACGGCCTACCGGCGCTACTGCTGGCCGACGTCGGGCCTGGACGGCGTCCGGCTGGCGCCGTTCCAGCTGCTGGCGTCCGAAGGGGCGGCCCACCACGACCGGCCGCACGCGTGGCACCTGTCGACGCTGGCGCGGCTGGCCGGACCGCGGTTCCAGCCGACCCGGACGCTCGAGGTGGACCTGCTGGACGCCGCGTCGGTCGCCCGGGGCGTCTCGTGGTGGGAGGAGCTGACCGCCGGCGGTGGCGAGGGCATGGTCGTCAAGCCCGCGGCCAACCTGACGCGGGGGCCGCGCGGCCTGGTCCAGCCCGGCGTGAAGGTGCGCGGGCGCGAGTACCTGCGGATCGTCTACGGGCCGGACTACACGCTGCCGGAGAACCTGGACCGGCTGCGCAAGCGCGGGCTGAACCGCAAGCGCATGCTGGCGCTGCGCGAATACGCGCTGGGGCTGGAGGCCCTGGAGCGCGTCGCGCGGGGTGAACCGCTCTGGCGCGTGCACGAGTGCGTGTTCGCCGTGCTCGCGCTGGAGTCGGACCCGGTGGACCCGCGGCTCTAG
- the mca gene encoding mycothiol conjugate amidase Mca, which yields MVDQLTKTAKPRLRLMAVHAHPDDESSKGAATMARYAAEGHEVLVVTCTGGEAGSILNPAMDRPDVLANMSEIRREEMARAAKILGVSQRWLGFVDSGLPEGDPLPPVPEGSFAVVPLEESTEALVRVIREFRPHVITTYDENGGYPHPDHIRTHEVSMAAWDAAPDPARFPDAGEPWQPLKLYYGHGFSRARMTLFDEALKEAGLESPYTEWLAKWDPDKADVMERVTTRVECGEYFEVRDEALKAHATQIDPTSRWFAVPLEIQREVWPTEEYELVKSLVDSTLPEDDLFAGIQEKVST from the coding sequence ATGGTGGACCAGCTGACGAAGACCGCGAAGCCGCGTTTGCGCCTGATGGCCGTGCACGCGCACCCCGACGACGAGTCGAGCAAGGGCGCCGCCACGATGGCGCGCTACGCCGCCGAGGGCCACGAGGTGCTGGTCGTCACCTGCACCGGTGGCGAAGCCGGCAGCATCCTGAACCCCGCCATGGACCGCCCCGACGTCCTGGCGAACATGAGCGAGATCCGCCGCGAGGAGATGGCCCGCGCGGCCAAGATCCTCGGCGTGAGCCAGCGCTGGCTCGGCTTCGTCGACTCGGGCCTGCCCGAGGGCGACCCGCTGCCGCCGGTGCCGGAGGGGTCGTTCGCGGTCGTGCCGCTGGAGGAGTCGACCGAGGCGCTGGTCCGCGTGATCCGCGAGTTCCGCCCGCACGTCATCACGACGTACGACGAGAACGGCGGCTACCCCCACCCCGACCACATCCGCACCCACGAGGTGTCGATGGCGGCGTGGGACGCGGCGCCGGACCCGGCCCGGTTCCCCGACGCCGGCGAGCCGTGGCAGCCGCTGAAGCTGTACTACGGCCACGGCTTCTCGCGGGCCCGGATGACGCTGTTCGACGAGGCGCTGAAGGAGGCCGGGCTCGAGTCGCCGTACACCGAGTGGCTGGCCAAGTGGGACCCGGACAAGGCCGATGTCATGGAGCGGGTGACGACCCGCGTCGAGTGCGGTGAATACTTCGAGGTGCGGGACGAGGCGCTCAAGGCGCACGCCACGCAGATCGACCCCACCAGCCGCTGGTTCGCGGTACCGCTGGAAATCCAGCGCGAGGTCTGGCCGACCGAGGAGTACGAGCTGGTCAAGTCGCTGGTGGACAGCACGTTGCCGGAGGACGACCTGTTCGCCGGCATCCAGGAGAAGGTGAGTACATGA